Proteins encoded by one window of Pseudomonas tructae:
- the pip gene encoding prolyl aminopeptidase, translating into MQTLYPQIKPYARHDLAVEAPHVLYVDESGSPEGLPVVFIHGGPGAGCDAQSRCYFDPNLYRIITFDQRGCGRSTPHASLENNTTWHLVEDLERIRKHLGIEKWVLFGGSWGSTLALAYAQTHPERVHGLILRGIFLCRPQEIEWFYQAGASRLFPDYWQDYIAPIPAEERGDLVKAFHKRLTGNDQIAQMHAAKAWSTWEGRTATLRPNPLVVDRFSEPQRALSIARIECHYFTNNAFLESNQLIRDMPKIAHLPAVIVHGRYDVICPLDNAWELHQAWPNSELKVIRDAGHAASEPGITDALVRAADQMARRLLDLPLEEA; encoded by the coding sequence ATGCAGACCTTGTACCCACAGATCAAACCTTACGCCCGGCACGATCTGGCCGTGGAAGCACCGCATGTGTTGTACGTCGATGAAAGCGGTTCGCCGGAGGGTCTGCCGGTGGTGTTCATCCATGGTGGCCCGGGGGCCGGCTGCGATGCCCAAAGCCGCTGCTATTTCGATCCCAACCTGTACCGCATCATTACCTTCGATCAGCGTGGCTGCGGCCGTTCGACCCCCCATGCCAGCCTGGAAAACAACACCACCTGGCACCTGGTCGAAGACCTTGAGCGCATCCGCAAGCACCTGGGCATCGAAAAATGGGTACTGTTCGGTGGCTCCTGGGGCTCGACCCTGGCCCTGGCTTATGCCCAGACCCACCCCGAGCGTGTGCATGGCCTGATCCTGCGCGGTATCTTCCTGTGCCGCCCGCAAGAGATCGAATGGTTCTACCAGGCTGGCGCCAGCCGCCTGTTTCCCGACTACTGGCAGGACTACATCGCACCGATTCCGGCCGAAGAGCGTGGCGACCTGGTCAAGGCCTTCCACAAGCGCCTGACTGGCAACGACCAAATTGCCCAGATGCATGCCGCCAAGGCGTGGTCGACCTGGGAAGGGCGCACCGCGACCCTGCGGCCCAACCCGCTGGTGGTCGATCGCTTCTCCGAGCCGCAGCGCGCGCTGTCGATCGCCCGCATCGAATGCCACTACTTCACCAACAATGCCTTCCTGGAGTCGAACCAGCTGATCCGCGACATGCCGAAGATCGCCCATCTGCCGGCGGTGATCGTGCATGGCCGCTACGACGTGATCTGTCCGCTGGACAATGCCTGGGAGCTGCATCAGGCCTGGCCCAACAGTGAACTGAAGGTGATTCGCGACGCAGGTCACGCGGCTTCCGAGCCGGGTATCACCGATGCGCTGGTGCGTGCCGCCGACCAGATGGCCCGGCGTCTGCTCGACCTGCCTCTGGAAGAAGCATGA
- a CDS encoding HutD/Ves family protein: MSQLQVLRAKDYPRMPWKNGGGSTEEITRDAGVGLDGFGWRLSIADISESGGFSSFAGYQRIITVLEGEGMRLQVDGQPTRPLLPFDAFAFSGESQVSCSLLGGSIRDFNLIYSPERYCARLQWLDGSQRVFSSASTLLLFAVAAQVEVVLDESAQLLGRHDCLHLEGNQGLRTLNIQGRCCLIELTPR; this comes from the coding sequence ATGAGCCAGTTGCAGGTATTACGCGCCAAAGACTATCCCCGCATGCCCTGGAAGAACGGCGGTGGCAGTACCGAAGAAATCACCCGCGATGCCGGAGTCGGCCTGGATGGCTTTGGTTGGCGCCTGTCGATTGCCGATATCAGCGAGTCGGGAGGTTTTTCCAGTTTTGCCGGGTATCAGCGGATCATCACTGTGCTGGAGGGCGAGGGCATGCGCCTGCAGGTTGACGGCCAGCCAACGCGGCCGCTGCTGCCGTTCGATGCCTTCGCCTTCAGCGGTGAGAGCCAGGTCAGTTGCAGCCTGCTCGGGGGCTCGATTCGCGACTTCAACCTGATCTATTCCCCCGAGCGTTACTGTGCTCGCCTGCAGTGGCTCGATGGTAGTCAGCGGGTGTTCAGTTCGGCCTCGACCCTGCTGTTGTTCGCCGTGGCCGCTCAGGTCGAGGTGGTGCTGGACGAAAGCGCGCAGTTGCTCGGGCGTCATGATTGCCTGCACCTGGAGGGCAACCAGGGCCTGCGGACCTTGAACATTCAGGGGCGTTGCTGCCTGATCGAGTTGACCCCGCGCTGA
- a CDS encoding formimidoylglutamate deiminase, giving the protein MSVFFAERALLPTGWAENVRIEVGADGLLTSIQANASAAGTERLAGPLLPGMPNLHSHAFQRAMAGLAEVAGNPNDSFWTWRELMYRLVGKISPEQLEVIARQLYIEMLKAGYTSVAEFHYVHHDTQGQAYADPAELSLRISAAARASGIGLTLLPVLYSHSGFGGQTPNEGQRRFINSTQQYLDLQARLAPLLAAQPAQALGLCFHSLRAVTPEQIAQVMAASDRACPVHIHIAEQQKEVDDCLAWSGRRPLQWLYENTEVDQRWCLVHATHAEPDEVTLMARSGAIAGLCLTTEANLGDGIFPAVDYLAQGGRLGIGSDSHVSLSVVEELRWLEYGQRLRDQRRNRLYRGDQPMVGRTLFDAALSGGAQALGQPIGELAVGKRADWLVLDGNDPYLATASGDGILNRWLFAGGDRQVRDVMVNGQWVVRQGRHAQEEDSARAFAHVLRSLLG; this is encoded by the coding sequence ATGTCCGTCTTCTTTGCCGAACGTGCTTTGCTGCCTACAGGCTGGGCCGAAAACGTCCGAATCGAGGTCGGCGCCGACGGCCTGCTGACCAGTATCCAGGCCAACGCATCGGCCGCAGGCACCGAGCGCCTGGCCGGGCCATTGCTGCCAGGCATGCCCAACCTGCACTCGCACGCCTTTCAGCGCGCCATGGCCGGGCTTGCGGAAGTGGCCGGCAACCCCAATGACAGCTTCTGGACCTGGCGCGAGCTGATGTACCGTCTGGTCGGCAAGATCAGCCCTGAACAGCTAGAGGTCATCGCCCGCCAGCTGTACATCGAGATGCTCAAAGCCGGCTATACCTCGGTCGCAGAATTCCATTATGTTCACCATGACACCCAAGGCCAGGCTTACGCCGACCCTGCGGAACTGTCCCTGCGCATCAGTGCCGCCGCCCGCGCAAGCGGCATCGGCCTGACCCTGCTGCCCGTGCTCTACAGCCACTCGGGCTTCGGCGGGCAAACGCCCAACGAAGGCCAGCGGCGCTTTATCAACAGCACACAACAATACCTCGACCTGCAGGCGCGTCTGGCGCCGTTGCTCGCCGCGCAGCCCGCACAAGCGCTGGGCCTGTGCTTCCACTCCCTGCGCGCGGTAACCCCGGAACAGATCGCCCAGGTCATGGCTGCCAGCGACCGGGCGTGCCCTGTACATATCCATATCGCTGAACAGCAGAAAGAAGTCGACGACTGCCTGGCCTGGAGCGGGCGCCGACCTTTGCAGTGGCTGTATGAAAACACCGAAGTCGATCAACGCTGGTGCCTGGTGCACGCCACCCACGCCGAGCCCGACGAGGTCACCCTGATGGCCCGCAGCGGCGCAATTGCAGGCCTGTGCCTGACCACCGAGGCCAACCTGGGCGACGGTATTTTCCCGGCGGTGGACTACCTGGCCCAGGGCGGACGCTTGGGTATCGGCTCCGATAGCCATGTGTCATTGAGCGTGGTCGAGGAATTGCGCTGGCTGGAGTATGGTCAGCGCCTGCGCGACCAGCGGCGCAATCGGCTATATCGTGGCGATCAGCCGATGGTCGGCCGTACCCTGTTCGACGCCGCCTTGAGCGGTGGCGCACAAGCGCTGGGGCAGCCGATTGGTGAACTGGCAGTGGGCAAACGTGCGGACTGGCTGGTGCTTGATGGCAACGACCCGTACCTGGCCACAGCCAGTGGCGATGGTATCCTCAACCGCTGGCTGTTTGCCGGTGGTGACCGTCAGGTGCGCGATGTGATGGTCAACGGCCAGTGGGTCGTGCGCCAGGGCCGCCATGCCCAGGAAGAAGACAGCGCTCGGGCATTTGCGCATGTGCTGCGCAGCCTGTTGGGCTGA
- a CDS encoding lipocalin family protein, whose product MKRLQLLLVLCAGLILGGCASSGAGSLAPKTVERVDLKRYQGKWYELARLPMYFQRDCAQSEAHYNLKPDGSVGVLNRCRTLAGEWQEASGTATAQVPGKTDKLWVEFDNWFSTLLPGVAKGDYWILYVDDKYQTALVGNPDRKYLWILSRTPTIPALQRESLLAKARQQGYDTQRLIWRVADKDMVAHKP is encoded by the coding sequence ATGAAGCGATTGCAACTGCTGCTGGTGTTGTGTGCCGGGTTGATCCTGGGCGGCTGCGCCAGCTCTGGCGCGGGCTCGCTTGCGCCGAAAACGGTCGAGCGGGTCGACCTCAAGCGCTATCAGGGCAAGTGGTATGAACTGGCGCGCTTGCCGATGTACTTCCAGCGTGACTGCGCCCAGTCCGAAGCCCATTACAACTTGAAGCCCGATGGTAGCGTCGGCGTGCTCAACCGCTGCCGCACCCTTGCCGGTGAATGGCAGGAGGCCAGTGGCACGGCAACGGCGCAAGTGCCGGGCAAGACCGACAAGCTCTGGGTGGAGTTCGACAACTGGTTCTCGACCTTGCTGCCGGGGGTTGCCAAGGGCGACTACTGGATCCTCTATGTCGATGACAAATACCAGACCGCGCTGGTCGGCAATCCCGATCGAAAGTACCTGTGGATACTTTCGCGTACCCCGACCATCCCGGCGTTGCAGCGCGAAAGCCTACTGGCCAAGGCGCGCCAGCAGGGTTATGACACCCAGCGGCTGATCTGGCGGGTGGCGGACAAGGACATGGTTGCGCACAAGCCCTGA
- a CDS encoding amino acid permease, with product MQQTQGLKRGLTARHIRFMALGSAIGTGLFYGSASAIQMAGPAVLLAYLIGGAAVFMVMRALGEMAVHNPVAGSFGHYASTYLGPMSGFILGWTYAFEMIIVCLADVTAFGIYMGFWFPEVARWIWVLGIVFLIGGLNLCNVKVFGEMEFWLSLLKVGAIVAMILAGFGIMAFGLSNAGADNAVGVSNLFEHGGFMPNGVSGLIASFAVVMFAFGGIEIIGITAGEAKDPQRVIPKAINAVPMRILLFYVLTLFVLMCLYPWPQIGSQGSPFVQIFSNLGIGSAATVLNIVVISAAISAINSDIFGAGRMMYGLAQQGQAPRGFAKISRHGVPWMTVVVMGAALLGGVVLNYLIPENVFLLIASIATFATVWVWLMILVTQVAMRRSMSRDEVAQLKFPVPFWPYGPAAAIAFMLFVFGVLGYFPDTQAALLVGVVWVLFLVVAYKLWCKPQVVASAQPLVQEPTQL from the coding sequence ATGCAACAAACTCAAGGTTTGAAGCGCGGGCTTACCGCGCGTCACATTCGCTTCATGGCACTGGGCTCGGCGATCGGCACCGGGTTGTTTTACGGTTCCGCCTCGGCCATCCAGATGGCTGGACCGGCAGTACTGCTGGCCTACCTGATCGGTGGTGCAGCGGTGTTCATGGTTATGCGCGCGCTGGGTGAAATGGCCGTGCACAACCCGGTGGCCGGCTCCTTCGGTCATTACGCCAGCACCTACCTGGGGCCGATGTCGGGGTTCATCCTCGGCTGGACCTATGCCTTTGAAATGATCATCGTCTGTCTGGCCGACGTCACCGCCTTCGGCATTTATATGGGCTTCTGGTTTCCGGAAGTGGCGCGCTGGATCTGGGTGCTGGGCATCGTCTTCCTGATCGGCGGCCTGAACCTGTGTAACGTCAAGGTGTTCGGCGAGATGGAGTTCTGGCTGTCGCTGCTCAAGGTCGGCGCCATCGTCGCGATGATCCTCGCAGGCTTCGGCATCATGGCCTTCGGCCTGAGCAATGCCGGTGCCGACAACGCCGTGGGCGTCAGCAACCTGTTCGAGCATGGTGGCTTCATGCCCAACGGTGTTAGTGGCCTGATCGCGTCGTTTGCCGTGGTGATGTTTGCCTTCGGCGGCATCGAGATCATCGGCATCACCGCCGGTGAAGCGAAGGATCCGCAGCGCGTCATCCCCAAGGCGATCAACGCCGTGCCGATGCGCATCCTGCTGTTCTATGTGCTGACCCTGTTCGTGCTGATGTGCCTGTACCCATGGCCGCAGATTGGCAGCCAGGGCAGCCCGTTCGTGCAGATCTTCAGCAACCTGGGGATCGGCTCGGCGGCGACCGTGCTGAACATCGTGGTGATCTCGGCGGCGATCTCGGCCATCAACAGCGACATCTTCGGCGCCGGGCGCATGATGTACGGTCTGGCCCAGCAAGGGCAGGCGCCTAGAGGCTTTGCCAAGATCTCCCGTCACGGCGTGCCGTGGATGACCGTAGTGGTCATGGGGGCAGCCTTGCTCGGCGGCGTGGTGCTCAACTACCTGATCCCGGAAAACGTCTTCCTGCTGATTGCCTCGATCGCCACCTTCGCAACCGTCTGGGTCTGGCTGATGATCCTGGTGACCCAGGTCGCCATGCGTCGCAGCATGAGCCGTGACGAAGTCGCCCAGCTGAAATTCCCGGTACCGTTCTGGCCTTATGGCCCGGCCGCAGCGATTGCCTTCATGCTGTTCGTCTTCGGCGTGCTCGGGTACTTCCCTGATACCCAGGCAGCACTGTTGGTGGGTGTGGTCTGGGTGCTGTTCCTGGTGGTGGCCTACAAGCTCTGGTGCAAGCCGCAGGTGGTTGCCAGCGCGCAGCCGCTGGTGCAGGAACCTACTCAACTCTGA
- the hutC gene encoding histidine utilization repressor: MGEGPAPLYARVKQMIAQQIQNGSWPPHHRVPSESELVNQLGFSRMTINRALRELTAEGLLVRMQGVGTFVAEPKTRSALFEVNNIADEIAARGHQHTCQVVILAEEAAGSERALALDMREGQRVFHSLIVHYENDVAVQIEDRFVNAAVAPDYLRQDFTRQTPYAYLSQVAPLTEGEHVVEAILAEPEECRLLQIEQGEPCLLIRRRTWSGRQPVTAARLIHPGSRHRLEGRFSK; this comes from the coding sequence ATGGGCGAGGGTCCGGCGCCGCTGTACGCCCGGGTCAAACAAATGATCGCCCAGCAGATCCAGAATGGCAGCTGGCCGCCGCATCATCGGGTGCCGTCTGAGAGCGAGCTGGTCAACCAGCTGGGCTTCAGCCGCATGACCATCAACCGCGCCCTGCGTGAGCTGACCGCCGAAGGTCTGCTGGTGCGCATGCAAGGCGTCGGTACGTTCGTGGCCGAGCCCAAGACCCGTTCAGCCTTGTTCGAGGTCAATAACATAGCCGATGAAATCGCCGCCCGTGGCCACCAGCATACTTGCCAGGTGGTCATTCTCGCCGAAGAGGCCGCGGGCTCCGAGCGGGCCCTGGCCCTGGACATGCGTGAAGGTCAAAGGGTGTTCCACTCGTTGATCGTGCATTACGAGAACGACGTTGCCGTACAAATCGAAGACCGCTTCGTCAATGCCGCCGTGGCGCCCGATTACCTGCGCCAGGACTTCACCCGGCAGACGCCCTATGCCTACCTGTCACAGGTGGCGCCCCTGACCGAGGGCGAGCATGTGGTCGAAGCGATCCTCGCCGAGCCGGAGGAATGCCGCCTGCTGCAAATCGAACAGGGCGAGCCGTGCCTGCTGATCCGCCGCCGTACCTGGTCGGGCCGTCAGCCGGTGACTGCCGCTCGTCTGATTCACCCCGGATCCCGTCATCGTCTTGAAGGACGCTTCAGCAAATGA
- the hutG gene encoding N-formylglutamate deformylase: MDKVLNFHQGTLPLLISMPHAGVRLTSMVQDGLVEQAQSLPDTDWHIPTLYDFARTLGASVVAAEYSRFVIDLNRPDDDKPLYVGATTGLYPATLFEGEPLFKDGKVPTEQERAGYLEAIWRPYHDTLRNELERLREQFGYALLWDAHSIRSHIPHLFDGKLPDFNLGTFNGASCDPQLAQRLQGVCAKFDQYSHVLNGRFKGGHITRHYGDPANHIHAVQLELAQSTYMEEVEPFKYREDLAAPTQVVLKQLLETVLAWGKERYSR, from the coding sequence ATGGACAAGGTACTGAATTTTCACCAGGGCACGCTGCCGCTGCTGATCAGCATGCCCCACGCCGGCGTACGCCTGACCTCGATGGTGCAGGATGGTCTGGTCGAGCAGGCGCAAAGCCTGCCGGACACCGACTGGCACATTCCAACGCTGTACGACTTTGCCCGCACGCTGGGTGCCAGCGTGGTCGCGGCCGAGTATTCGCGTTTCGTCATCGACCTGAACCGCCCGGACGACGACAAGCCGCTGTACGTCGGTGCCACCACCGGCCTGTACCCGGCGACCCTGTTCGAGGGCGAGCCGCTGTTCAAGGACGGCAAGGTGCCGACAGAGCAGGAGCGGGCAGGGTACCTGGAAGCGATCTGGCGGCCCTACCATGACACCCTGCGCAACGAACTGGAGCGCCTGCGCGAGCAGTTTGGCTATGCCTTGCTGTGGGATGCCCACTCGATCCGCTCGCACATCCCGCACCTGTTCGACGGCAAGCTGCCAGACTTCAACCTCGGCACCTTCAATGGCGCCAGTTGTGATCCGCAGTTGGCGCAAAGGCTGCAGGGCGTGTGTGCGAAATTTGACCAGTACAGCCATGTACTCAATGGTCGTTTCAAGGGTGGGCACATTACCCGGCACTATGGCGACCCGGCCAATCATATCCATGCAGTGCAGCTGGAGCTGGCGCAGAGTACCTATATGGAAGAGGTCGAGCCGTTCAAGTATCGCGAGGATCTGGCTGCTCCAACCCAGGTGGTGTTGAAGCAATTGCTGGAGACGGTATTGGCGTGGGGCAAGGAGCGCTATTCACGCTGA
- the hutH gene encoding histidine ammonia-lyase — MTELTLKPGTLTLAQLRAIYQQPVKLKLDASANQQIDASVACVEQILAENRTAYGINTGFGLLASTRIASHDLENLQRSLVLSHAAGVGQPIDDALVRLIMVLKVNSLSRGFSGIRRKVIDALIALINAEVYPHIPLKGSVGASGDLAPLAHMSLVLLGEGKARHNGQWLSATEALAVAGLEPLTLAAKEGLALLNGTQASTAYALRGLFEGEDLFAAAASIGALTVEAVLGSRSPFDARIHEARGQRGQIDVAACYRDLLGDGSEVSASHENCGKVQDPYSLRCQPQVMGACLTQLRQAADVLVVEANAVSDNPLVFAAEGDVISGGNFHAEPVAMAADNMALAIAEIGSLSERRISLMMDKHMSQLPPFLVANGGVNSGFMIAQVTAAALASENKALAHPHSVDSLPTSANQEDHVSMAPAAGKRLWEMAENTRGVLAVEWLAAAQGLDLREGLKTSPKLEQARQTLRGKVAFYEKDRFFAPDIEAAIALLAEGQLTGLLPAKVLPSL; from the coding sequence GTGACTGAATTGACCCTCAAGCCTGGCACCCTGACCCTGGCGCAACTGCGTGCGATCTACCAGCAGCCGGTGAAGCTCAAGCTCGATGCCAGCGCTAACCAGCAGATCGACGCCAGCGTCGCCTGTGTCGAGCAGATTCTTGCGGAGAACCGCACCGCCTACGGCATCAACACCGGTTTCGGCCTGCTGGCCTCGACCCGTATCGCCAGCCACGACCTGGAAAACCTCCAGCGTTCGCTGGTGCTGTCCCACGCCGCAGGCGTTGGCCAACCAATCGATGATGCCCTGGTACGGCTGATCATGGTGCTCAAGGTCAACAGCCTGAGCCGTGGTTTCTCGGGCATCCGCCGCAAGGTGATTGACGCGCTGATCGCGCTGATCAACGCCGAAGTCTATCCACACATTCCGCTCAAGGGTTCGGTCGGCGCTTCTGGCGACCTCGCTCCGCTGGCACACATGTCGCTGGTACTGCTCGGTGAAGGCAAGGCCCGCCACAACGGCCAATGGTTGTCGGCCACCGAAGCCCTGGCGGTTGCCGGCCTTGAGCCGCTGACCCTGGCGGCCAAGGAAGGTCTGGCACTGCTCAACGGTACCCAGGCATCCACTGCCTATGCCTTGCGCGGCCTGTTCGAAGGCGAAGACCTGTTCGCCGCCGCAGCCTCTATCGGCGCCCTGACCGTGGAAGCCGTGCTCGGCTCGCGCTCGCCATTCGATGCCCGTATCCACGAAGCCCGTGGCCAACGTGGGCAGATCGATGTTGCGGCCTGCTACCGCGACCTGCTCGGTGACGGCAGCGAAGTGTCTGCTTCCCATGAGAACTGCGGCAAAGTCCAGGACCCGTACTCGCTGCGTTGCCAGCCACAGGTCATGGGCGCCTGCCTGACCCAGCTGCGCCAGGCCGCCGATGTACTGGTGGTCGAAGCCAACGCGGTGTCCGACAACCCGCTGGTGTTCGCGGCCGAAGGTGACGTGATTTCCGGCGGTAACTTCCACGCCGAACCGGTCGCCATGGCTGCCGACAACATGGCCCTGGCCATCGCTGAAATCGGTTCGCTCAGTGAGCGCCGCATTTCGCTGATGATGGACAAGCACATGTCCCAGCTGCCTCCGTTCCTGGTTGCCAATGGCGGGGTCAACTCCGGCTTCATGATTGCCCAGGTTACCGCTGCGGCCCTGGCCAGCGAGAACAAGGCCCTGGCGCATCCGCACAGCGTCGACAGCCTGCCGACCTCGGCCAACCAGGAAGACCACGTGTCGATGGCCCCGGCTGCCGGCAAGCGTCTGTGGGAAATGGCCGAGAACACCCGTGGTGTGCTCGCCGTGGAATGGCTGGCTGCGGCGCAAGGCCTGGATCTGCGCGAAGGCCTGAAGACTTCGCCGAAGCTGGAGCAGGCGCGTCAGACCTTGCGTGGCAAGGTCGCCTTCTACGAGAAAGACCGCTTCTTCGCTCCGGACATCGAGGCGGCCATCGCCCTGCTGGCCGAAGGCCAACTGACCGGCCTGCTGCCGGCCAAGGTCCTGCCTAGCCTGTAA
- the hutU gene encoding urocanate hydratase encodes MTDNNFKKFRDVEIRAARGNKLTAKSWLTEAPLRMLMNNLDPEVAENPKELVVYGGIGRAARNWECYDKIVESLTNLNDDETLLVQSGKPVGVFKTHSNAPRVLIANSNLVPHWANWEHFNELDAKGLAMYGQMTAGSWIYIGSQGIVQGTYETFVEAGRQHYNGSLKGKWVLTAGLGGMGGAQPLAATLAGACSLNIECQQSRIDFRLSSRYVDEQAKDLDDALARIAKYTAEGKAISIALLGNAAEILPELVKRGVRPDMVTDQTSAHDPLNGYLPAGWTWEQYRDRAQTEPAAVVKAAKQSMAVHVQAMLDFQKQGIPTFDYGNNIRQMAKEEGVSNAFDFPGFVPAYIRPLFCRGIGPFRWAALSGNAEDIYKTDAKVKELIADDAHLHNWLDMARERISFQGLPARICWVGLGLRAKLGLAFNEMVRSGELSAPIVIGRDHLDSGSVSSPNRETESMQDGSDAVSDWPLLNALLNTASGATWVSLHHGGGVGMGFSQHSGMVIVCDGTDEAAERIARVLHNDPATGVMRHADAGYQIAIDCAKDQGLNLPMITG; translated from the coding sequence GTGACTGACAACAATTTCAAGAAATTCCGTGACGTCGAAATCCGCGCAGCGCGCGGCAACAAGCTGACCGCCAAAAGCTGGCTGACTGAAGCGCCGTTGCGCATGCTGATGAACAACCTCGACCCGGAAGTCGCCGAAAACCCGAAAGAGCTGGTGGTCTACGGCGGTATCGGCCGTGCCGCGCGTAACTGGGAGTGCTACGACAAGATCGTCGAGAGCCTGACCAACCTGAACGACGACGAGACCCTGCTGGTGCAGTCCGGCAAGCCGGTCGGCGTGTTCAAGACCCACAGCAACGCCCCACGCGTGCTGATCGCCAACTCCAACCTGGTGCCGCACTGGGCCAACTGGGAACACTTCAACGAACTGGATGCCAAGGGCCTGGCCATGTACGGTCAGATGACCGCCGGTAGCTGGATCTACATCGGCAGCCAGGGCATCGTTCAAGGCACCTATGAAACCTTCGTCGAAGCCGGTCGCCAGCACTACAACGGCAGCCTCAAGGGCAAGTGGGTACTGACCGCAGGCCTCGGCGGCATGGGCGGCGCGCAGCCACTGGCGGCAACGCTTGCCGGTGCTTGCTCGCTGAACATCGAATGCCAGCAGAGCCGTATCGACTTCCGCCTGAGCAGCCGTTACGTCGACGAGCAAGCCAAGGACCTGGATGACGCCCTGGCACGCATCGCCAAGTACACCGCCGAAGGCAAGGCCATCTCCATCGCCCTGCTGGGCAACGCTGCTGAAATCCTGCCTGAGCTGGTCAAGCGTGGCGTGCGTCCGGACATGGTCACCGACCAGACCAGCGCCCACGACCCACTCAACGGTTACCTGCCAGCCGGCTGGACCTGGGAGCAATACCGCGACCGCGCGCAGACCGAGCCGGCCGCTGTGGTCAAGGCTGCCAAACAGTCCATGGCCGTACACGTTCAAGCCATGCTGGATTTCCAGAAGCAAGGCATCCCGACCTTCGACTACGGCAACAACATCCGTCAAATGGCCAAGGAAGAGGGCGTGAGCAATGCCTTCGACTTCCCAGGCTTCGTCCCGGCTTACATCCGTCCGCTGTTCTGCCGCGGTATCGGTCCGTTCCGTTGGGCTGCGCTGTCGGGCAACGCCGAAGACATCTACAAGACCGACGCCAAGGTCAAGGAACTGATCGCCGACGACGCCCACCTGCACAACTGGCTGGACATGGCCCGCGAGCGCATCAGCTTCCAGGGCTTGCCAGCACGTATCTGCTGGGTCGGCCTGGGTCTGCGTGCCAAGCTTGGCCTTGCGTTCAACGAAATGGTGCGCAGCGGCGAGTTGTCGGCACCGATCGTCATCGGCCGCGATCACCTGGACTCCGGCTCCGTCTCCAGCCCGAACCGTGAAACCGAATCGATGCAAGATGGCTCCGATGCCGTCTCCGACTGGCCGCTGCTCAACGCCCTGCTCAACACCGCCAGTGGCGCGACCTGGGTGTCCCTGCACCACGGTGGTGGCGTTGGCATGGGCTTCTCCCAGCACTCGGGCATGGTCATTGTCTGCGACGGTACAGATGAAGCGGCCGAGCGTATCGCTCGCGTACTGCACAACGACCCGGCCACCGGTGTCATGCGTCACGCCGATGCCGGTTATCAGATCGCCATCGATTGTGCGAAGGATCAAGGCTTGAACCTGCCGATGATCACCGGCTGA
- the hutI gene encoding imidazolonepropionase, whose translation MKTLWQHCHVASMAQGAYSIIEDAAIVTSAGRIEWIGPRQQLPDLVADRTVDLGGAWVTPGLIDCHTHAVFGGNRSGEFEQRLQGVSYAEIAAQGGGIASTVRATRAASEDELFASARQRVQALMRDGVTTLEIKSGYGLDLASERKLLKVIRRLGEELPLTVRSTCLAAHALPPEYKDRADDYISHICDEMLPALAAEGLVDAVDAFCEYLAFSPAQVERVFIKARELGLPVKLHAEQLSSLAGSSLAARYQALSADHLEFMTEDDAIAMAAAGTVAVLLPGAFYFLRETQLPPMDALRKHGVKIAIASDLNPGTSPALSLRLMLNMACTLFRMTPEEALAGVTQHAATALGLGDSHGSLEVGKVADFVAWQIERPADLAYWLGGDLPKRVVRLGHELFN comes from the coding sequence ATGAAAACCCTCTGGCAGCATTGCCATGTGGCAAGCATGGCGCAAGGCGCCTACTCGATCATCGAGGATGCGGCGATCGTCACCAGCGCCGGCCGTATCGAGTGGATCGGCCCGCGCCAGCAGCTGCCGGATCTGGTCGCTGACAGAACCGTGGACCTGGGCGGCGCCTGGGTCACTCCGGGGTTGATCGACTGCCATACTCACGCGGTGTTCGGCGGCAACCGCAGCGGCGAGTTCGAACAGCGCCTGCAAGGGGTCAGTTATGCCGAGATCGCCGCCCAGGGTGGCGGCATTGCCAGCACCGTGCGCGCTACCCGTGCAGCCAGCGAGGACGAATTGTTCGCCAGCGCCCGCCAGCGCGTGCAGGCGCTGATGCGCGATGGCGTCACCACGCTGGAGATCAAGTCTGGTTATGGCCTGGACCTGGCCAGCGAGCGCAAGCTGCTCAAGGTCATCCGCCGCCTGGGCGAGGAGCTGCCATTGACCGTGCGCAGCACCTGCCTGGCCGCCCATGCCTTGCCGCCGGAGTACAAGGATCGGGCTGACGACTACATCAGCCATATCTGCGATGAAATGCTCCCGGCCCTGGCTGCCGAGGGGCTGGTGGACGCCGTCGATGCCTTCTGTGAGTACCTGGCATTTTCGCCGGCCCAGGTCGAACGGGTATTCATCAAGGCGCGTGAGTTGGGGCTGCCGGTCAAGTTACATGCCGAACAACTGTCGTCCCTGGCCGGCTCCAGCCTGGCAGCACGCTACCAGGCGCTGTCGGCCGATCATCTGGAGTTCATGACCGAAGACGACGCCATCGCCATGGCGGCGGCCGGCACCGTGGCGGTGCTGCTGCCCGGTGCCTTCTACTTCCTGCGTGAAACCCAGTTGCCGCCGATGGACGCCCTGCGCAAGCATGGAGTGAAGATTGCTATCGCCAGTGATCTCAATCCGGGGACTTCGCCGGCGCTGTCCTTGCGCCTGATGCTGAACATGGCGTGCACCCTGTTCCGCATGACTCCGGAAGAAGCCCTGGCCGGTGTTACCCAGCATGCGGCAACAGCCTTGGGCCTGGGCGACAGCCACGGTTCGCTGGAGGTGGGCAAGGTCGCCGATTTCGTCGCCTGGCAGATTGAACGACCGGCCGACCTGGCCTACTGGCTCGGTGGCGACCTGCCCAAGCGGGTGGTGCGCCTGGGCCATGAACTATTCAATTAA